Proteins encoded by one window of Roseibium sp. Sym1:
- a CDS encoding acylneuraminate cytidylyltransferase family protein, whose protein sequence is MSGKTVAVIPARGGSKGIPGKNIKPFLGVPLVAHSIKAALAAATVTEVVVSSDDDAILQVAETYGAIRLKRPAEISGDEASSESALLHAVENHPGCADADTLVMLQCTSPLTTAEEIDLVVSERIRLGADTAFSVVEVHAFLWEIAADGTGIGVNHDASKPRQRRQDRPKEYRETGAIYAFDREGVCRAGQRFFGKSVPVVLADATEIDLDTPRDWIALEAFAKAAGRTS, encoded by the coding sequence ATGAGCGGGAAAACGGTTGCGGTCATTCCGGCCCGGGGCGGATCCAAGGGCATTCCGGGCAAGAATATCAAGCCGTTTCTCGGCGTGCCGCTGGTCGCCCATTCCATAAAAGCGGCCCTGGCCGCCGCCACGGTGACCGAAGTTGTCGTGTCCAGTGACGACGACGCCATCCTGCAAGTCGCCGAAACCTACGGCGCAATCCGGCTGAAGCGGCCCGCGGAGATTTCAGGCGACGAGGCTTCCTCGGAATCCGCGCTGCTGCATGCCGTCGAAAACCATCCGGGCTGCGCGGATGCCGACACGCTGGTGATGCTGCAATGCACCTCGCCGCTGACGACCGCCGAGGAGATCGATCTGGTGGTGTCCGAGCGCATTCGGCTTGGCGCGGACACGGCCTTTTCCGTGGTGGAGGTTCATGCCTTTCTCTGGGAAATCGCGGCGGACGGCACCGGCATCGGCGTCAATCACGACGCCTCCAAGCCGCGCCAGCGCCGTCAGGACCGTCCGAAGGAATACCGCGAGACCGGCGCCATCTACGCGTTTGACCGGGAGGGGGTCTGCAGGGCCGGCCAGCGTTTCTTCGGCAAAAGCGTGCCCGTTGTCCTTGCCGATGCGACCGAGATCGACCTGGACACGCCACGGGACTGGATTGCGCTGGAGGCGTTTGCAAAGGCCGCGGGCAGGACATCCTGA
- a CDS encoding class I SAM-dependent methyltransferase, which yields MTSIFDTLSRIGVAAQDSREVYATGTRDRDDVTVYRDRRSGVIYIDGFYGGDEVYEDGGYRDINLARTGSRDYEISRDADRRAAAYMPFVCGRSIVDFGCGDGAYLRAVQHRTASCCGVELQRDYVDALNAEGLSCHMSLDALADGSIDTAVSFHVLEHLPDPFAVLKELRRVLKPGGTAVLEVPHANDFLLKDLNCAAFRNFTLWSQHLVLHTRDSLRRLLEAAGFEQVVVEGVQRYPLSNHLTWLADGRPGGHKSALAALDTPELRGAYEAALNRIDATDTLVAIARNPG from the coding sequence ATGACGAGTATCTTTGACACCCTCTCCCGGATCGGCGTGGCGGCGCAGGACAGCCGCGAGGTCTATGCGACCGGAACGCGGGACCGGGACGACGTCACGGTCTACCGGGACAGGCGGTCCGGCGTGATCTATATCGACGGCTTCTACGGTGGCGATGAGGTCTATGAAGACGGCGGCTATCGCGACATCAACCTCGCCAGGACCGGCTCCCGCGATTACGAGATCTCCAGGGACGCGGATCGGCGCGCCGCCGCCTATATGCCGTTTGTCTGCGGCCGGTCCATCGTCGACTTCGGCTGTGGCGACGGCGCCTATCTCAGGGCCGTTCAGCACAGGACAGCCTCCTGCTGTGGTGTGGAACTGCAGCGCGACTATGTCGATGCCCTGAACGCGGAAGGCCTTTCGTGCCACATGTCCCTGGATGCACTCGCCGACGGCAGCATTGATACGGCGGTCAGTTTTCACGTTCTGGAGCATTTGCCGGACCCGTTCGCCGTGCTCAAAGAGCTGCGCCGTGTCCTGAAGCCGGGCGGAACGGCGGTCCTGGAAGTCCCCCACGCCAATGATTTTCTGCTGAAGGATCTTAATTGCGCGGCGTTCCGGAACTTCACCCTGTGGAGCCAGCACCTTGTGCTGCACACGCGCGACAGCCTGAGGCGGTTGCTGGAGGCGGCCGGTTTCGAGCAGGTCGTGGTCGAAGGGGTTCAGCGCTATCCGCTGTCAAACCACCTGACCTGGCTTGCCGACGGCAGGCCGGGCGGCCACAAGTCCGCCCTGGCGGCACTTGACACGCCCGAGCTGCGCGGTGCCTACGAGGCGGCTCTCAACCGGATCGATGCCACGGACACACTGGTGGCGATTGCCCGCAATCCTGGTTGA
- a CDS encoding tetratricopeptide repeat protein translates to MATQTAPQKKLLEKLIKGVNYQKAGELEKAQRCYQQVLKKVPNHPDALNLLGVSYRQLGYPKRATELIQRAIAANPKEASFYTNLARAMMDTGAEPDTLLALSNKALSLNPNEREARNIKGIALTKKGDFKEAEYLFQGLIVEFPEHVDAYQNFGMLLMDAGQAEHAVNFFTKAVMMAPNNPNNYIQRARARLKLKQYEPSQYELTEALERFPGNSDVEHEAARLLFSMNEARKSVEYAEKSLKSDPTNHHKAITLGVSYLMNRQARESLETLKLAKKYAPEDNKTVDWNLSLAYLANGDLKNGWALHKARFEDKGTKVHDRKFDVPEWRGEDISDKTVLVWSDQGLGDALRAGTMLPELIERAGKVIVELSEKGAKFFQYSFPQTLCRRSEMDKDLRSTKSDYDLHTNITDLVEFFRPDLDAFKRAPCPVYSFEKERAQGYLQRLEGHENKPVIGISWRSKNLAPNRARYYLSAPGIAPVIASRDAIFVNLQYKAVDKEIAFFQEKFDGKFNVFEDVDLFDDLLGAAALTACCDFVVSANTSVADMAGLLNVPSIRFGQQEAALNLGQDNPPWYPSMTYMHPYTDRPCAEFVPEIIKEMDRQLEDWTPERRNKRLELSGGS, encoded by the coding sequence ATGGCCACGCAGACCGCACCCCAGAAAAAGCTTCTCGAGAAACTCATCAAGGGCGTGAACTATCAAAAGGCCGGTGAACTCGAGAAAGCGCAACGCTGCTATCAGCAGGTTCTCAAAAAGGTGCCGAACCATCCCGATGCGCTGAACCTGCTCGGGGTGTCCTACCGGCAACTCGGGTATCCCAAACGCGCCACCGAGCTGATCCAGAGGGCGATTGCCGCCAATCCGAAGGAGGCCTCGTTCTACACCAACCTCGCGCGGGCCATGATGGACACGGGAGCGGAGCCGGATACCCTGCTCGCGCTGAGCAACAAGGCGCTCTCGCTCAATCCGAACGAACGTGAAGCGCGCAACATCAAGGGCATCGCGCTGACCAAGAAGGGCGATTTCAAGGAGGCTGAGTACCTGTTTCAGGGGCTGATCGTCGAATTTCCCGAACACGTCGACGCCTACCAGAATTTCGGCATGCTTCTGATGGATGCCGGACAGGCCGAACACGCGGTCAACTTCTTCACCAAGGCCGTGATGATGGCGCCCAACAACCCGAACAACTACATACAGCGGGCGCGGGCGCGGCTGAAACTGAAGCAATACGAGCCGTCGCAATACGAGCTGACGGAAGCGCTGGAACGGTTTCCCGGCAACAGTGATGTCGAACATGAAGCCGCACGGCTCCTGTTCAGCATGAACGAGGCCCGCAAGAGTGTCGAATACGCCGAAAAGTCGCTGAAGTCCGATCCGACAAACCACCACAAGGCAATCACGCTCGGGGTCTCCTACCTGATGAACCGGCAAGCCAGGGAATCCCTGGAAACCCTCAAACTGGCGAAGAAATACGCGCCGGAGGACAACAAGACGGTCGACTGGAACCTCTCGCTTGCCTATCTGGCCAATGGCGATCTCAAAAACGGCTGGGCCCTGCACAAGGCCCGGTTCGAGGACAAGGGGACCAAGGTCCATGACCGGAAATTCGACGTGCCGGAATGGCGGGGCGAAGACATTTCCGACAAGACCGTGCTGGTCTGGAGCGACCAGGGTCTCGGCGATGCCCTTCGCGCCGGAACGATGCTGCCGGAACTGATCGAACGGGCCGGCAAGGTGATTGTGGAGCTGTCTGAAAAAGGCGCCAAATTCTTCCAGTATTCCTTTCCGCAGACCCTCTGCCGGCGTTCGGAAATGGACAAGGACCTGCGGTCGACGAAATCGGATTACGACCTGCATACCAACATCACCGACCTGGTCGAATTCTTCCGGCCGGACCTGGACGCCTTCAAGCGAGCGCCCTGCCCGGTCTATTCCTTCGAGAAGGAGCGCGCGCAGGGCTACCTGCAGCGCCTGGAAGGCCACGAAAACAAGCCGGTCATCGGCATTTCATGGCGCTCTAAAAACCTCGCCCCGAACCGCGCACGCTATTACCTGTCAGCGCCGGGCATCGCGCCCGTGATCGCGTCCCGGGACGCCATCTTCGTCAACCTGCAATACAAGGCGGTGGACAAGGAGATCGCGTTCTTTCAGGAGAAATTCGACGGCAAGTTCAATGTCTTCGAAGACGTGGACCTGTTCGACGACCTTCTTGGAGCCGCAGCCCTGACGGCCTGCTGCGATTTTGTCGTGTCGGCCAATACCAGCGTTGCCGACATGGCCGGCCTGCTGAACGTTCCGAGCATCCGCTTCGGGCAACAGGAAGCCGCCCTCAATCTCGGTCAGGACAATCCGCCCTGGTATCCGTCCATGACCTACATGCACCCCTATACGGATCGCCCTTGCGCGGAATTCGTTCCGGAGATCATCAAGGAGATGGACCGGCAGCTGGAAGACTGGACGCCGGAGCGCCGCAACAAGCGGCTGGAGCTTTCAGGCGGGTCCTGA